The following coding sequences lie in one Rutidosis leptorrhynchoides isolate AG116_Rl617_1_P2 chromosome 4, CSIRO_AGI_Rlap_v1, whole genome shotgun sequence genomic window:
- the LOC139840937 gene encoding uncharacterized protein: MSLMTGSSSNSGNQESKVKNIETTESPKFSVDEIEVEEEVKPSPKLKVYKPPIPYPRVIPSEQPKGTVCKYAQLWEIFEALMAKKGEHEQASSAFLEAECAAILKKSDMPPKLRASINLMSLSVYTQLGLNELKSTNTGVRLINQSISKPIGIAENLVVKIGELEFPADFVVVDMPEDKVVPIVLGIPFLATMGALTDWRTCKLILRDRGKTLSFQTKFSVKRPPTPVDYVNVLTSETDNVKTKTSRKP, translated from the exons ATGAGTTTGATGACGGGGAGTTCTTCTAATTCGGGTAATCAAGAGTCGAAAGTGAAGAATATTGAGACTACCGAGTCTCCTAAGTTTAGTGTTGATGAGATTGAAGTGGAAGAAGAGGTGAAACCTTCACCTAAATTGAAAGTTTACAAGCCGCCTATTCCATATCCGAGAGTTATTCCATCCGAGCAACCAAAGGGCACTGTTTGTAA gtatgcccaattatgggaaatttTTGAGGCTTTAATGGCGAAGAAGGGTGAGCATGAGCAGGCATCCTCAGCgtttcttgaagcagaatgtgctgctattttgAAAAAGAGTGATATGCCACCAAAGTTAC GTGCGAGTATCAATCTTATGTCCTTATCTGTTTATAcacaattgggtttgaatgagcttAAGTCTACTAATACTGGAGTTAGATTGATTAACCAGTCGATTAGTAAAcccatagggattgctgaaaatttGGTGGTTAAGATAGGTGAATTAGAGTTCCCAGCGGACTTTGTGGTTGTTGATATGCCTGAAGATAAGGTTGTACCCATTGTTTTAGGTATACCATTTTTAGCAACCATGGGTGCATTAACTGACTGGAGAACTTGTAAGTTGATTTTAAGGGATAGAGGTAAAACTTTGAGTTTTCAAACAAAGTTTAGTGTTAAACGACCACCCACACCCGTTGATTATGTGAATGTGCTTACTAGTGAAACTGATAATGTTAAAACTAAGACTAGTAGAAAGCCTTAG